Proteins from a single region of Sesamum indicum cultivar Zhongzhi No. 13 linkage group LG5, S_indicum_v1.0, whole genome shotgun sequence:
- the LOC105161519 gene encoding ammonium transporter 2, translating into MDNLAGAYEERLPAVPAWLNKGDNAWQMTAATLVGLQSMPGLVILYASIVKKKWAVNSAFMALYAFAAVLICWVLLCYRLAFGDELLPFWGRGAVSLAQKYLTRRAAVPESTHHYSDGTVETKMNQPFYPMATLVYFQFTFAAITTILLAGSVLGRMNIKAWMAFVPLWLTFCYTVGAYSLWGGGFLYHWGVIDYSGGYVIHLASGISGFTAAYWVGPRLKTDRERYVPNNILLMLAGAGLLWMGWSGFNGGAPYAANIVSSIAVLNTNISAATSLLVWTSLDVFYFGKPSVIGAVQGMITGLACITPGAGVVQSWAAIVYGLLSGSIPWYAMMILHKKSTLLQKVDDTLAVFYTHAVAGILGGLLTGLLAEPTLCRMILPVTNTKGAFYGGGILFVKQLVAALFIIGWNFTSTTLILLIIRLLIPLRMPEEQLMIGDDAVHGEEAYALWGDGEKYDSAKHGWHNPTHAEELATTGLFNGARGVTIDL; encoded by the exons ATGGACAATCTAGCAGGCGCATATGAGGAGCGCCTGCCGGCAGTCCCGGCGTGGCTGAATAAAGGCGACAACGCGTGGCAGATGACGGCGGCTACCCTCGTCGGCCTCCAGTCCATGCCGGGCCTCGTCATCCTCTATGCCAGCATCGTCAAGAAAAAGTGGGCAGTTAACTCCGCCTTCATGGCCCTTTACGCCTTCGCCGCCGTCCTAATCTGCTGGGTTCTCCTCTGCTACCGTCTGGCCTTCGGCGACGAGCTTTTACCCTTCTGGGGGAGAGGCGCCGTGTCCCTCGCCCAAAA GTACCTAACTCGACGCGCCGCCGTGCCGGAAAGCACGCACCACTACTCAGACGGCACAGTTGAGACAAAAATGAACCAGCCGTTCTATCCGATGGCGACGCTTGTTTACTTTCAGTTCACTTTTGCAGCGATCACAACGATATTGCTGGCAGGCTCTGTCTTGGGGAGGATGAACATCAAGGCGTGGATGGCGTTTGTGCCTCTTTGGCTGACTTTTTGTTATACTGTGGGCGCATACAGCCTATGGGGTGGTGGGTTTTTGTACCACTGGGGGGTGATTGATTATTCCGGTGGCTATGTCATCCATCTTGCATCGGGGATCTCCGGTTTCACAGCTGCTTATTGG GTTGGGCCAAGGTTGAAAACGGATCGAGAAAGATATGTGCCCAACAATATACTGTTGATGCTCGCGGGAGCAGGGCTACTGTGGATGGGATGGTCAGGGTTTAATGGTGGGGCACCGTATGCTGCAAATATAGTTTCATCGATAGCAGTTCTCAACACCAACATATCTGCCGCTACAAGTCTTCTTGTATGGACGTCGCTTGATGTTTTCTACTTCGGAAAGCCTTCGGTGATAGGGGCGGTTCAGGGGATGATCACGGGCCTCGCTTGCATTACTCCTGGAGCAG GTGTGGTGCAGTCGTGGGCGGCTATAGTATATGGGCTACTGTCTGGTAGCATTCCGTGGTACGCCATGATGATTCTTCACAAAAAGTCCACTTTGCTACAAAAG GTGGATGATACATTGGCAGTATTCTATACACACGCGGTGGCTGGAATTCTTGGCGGTCTTTTGACTGGGCTGCTGGCGGAACCCACCCTCTGCCGCATGATACTGCCGGTCACAAACACAAAGGGTGCATTTTACGGCGGAGGAATTCTATTCGTGAAGCAATTAGTTGCAGCACTGTTTATTATCGGGTGGAACTTCACTTCCACAACGCTGATTCTTCTGATCATTAGACTATTGATACCTTTGCGTATGCCCGAGGAGCAGCTTATGATTGGAGATGATGCCGTCCATGGAGAGGAAGCCTACGCCCTTTGGGGTGATGGGGAGAAATACGACTCTGCAAAACACGGCTGGCATAACCCGACTCATGCTGAAGAATTGGCAACAACTGGTCTTTTCAATGGTGCTAGGGGAGTGACCATAGATTTATAA
- the LOC105161518 gene encoding ethylene-overproduction protein 1 produces the protein MDPTLSYPYKYRAISLMEEDKIGAAVSEINKIIGFKVSPDCLELRAWFLIAMEDYEGALTDVRALLTLDPQYMMFHGKLHGDQLVELLRHNVQQCSQADCWMQLYDRWSSVDDIGSLAVVHHMLANDPGKSLLRFRQSLLLLRLNCHKAAMRSLRMARNHATSEHERLVYEGWILYDTGYREEAIAKAEESISIQRSFEAFFLKAYVLSETTTDNESSFYVIQLLEEALRCPSDGLRKGQALSNLASIYVDVDKLDHAVDCYMNALNIKHTRAHQGLARVYHLKNMRKAAYDEMTKLIEKARYNASAYEKRSEYCDRDMAKSDLSMATRLDPLRTYPYRYRAAVLMDDHKEAEAIAELTKAIAFKPDLQLLHLRAAFHDSMGDYKSTLQDCEAALCLDPKHADTLELYQKAKKWAEEQPK, from the exons ATGGACCCAACTCTTTCTTATCCTTACAAATATAGAGCCATCTCACTGATGGAGGAAGACAAAATTGGTGCTGCCGTATCCGAGATTAACAAGATAATTGGTTTCAAGGTATCTCCTGACTGCCTTGAGCTGCGTGCTTGGTTTTTAATTGCCATGGAGGACTATGAAGGAGCCCTAACAGATGTCCGTGCACTTCTAACTTTAGATCCTCAATATATGATGTTTCATGGAAAGTTGCACGGTGACCAACTGGTAGAGCTTTTACGTCATAATGTGCAGCAATGTAGTCAGGCTGATTGCTGGATGCAACTTTATGATAGGTGGTCCTCAGTAGATGATATTGGCTCTCTGGCTGTTGTACACCATATGCTGGCTAACGATCCTGGGAAGAGCCTTTTACGGTTCCGTCAATCTCTCCTCCTCCTAAG ATTAAATTGCCACAAGGCTGCTATGAGAAGTCTAAGAATGGCTCGCAACCATGCAACGTCTGAGCATGAAAGGCTTGTCTATGAAGGCTGGATTTTATATGATACAGGTTATCGTGAAGAAGCAATAGCAAAAGCTGAAGAATCCATCTCAATCCAGAGATCATTTGAAGCCTTTTTCCTGAAAGCATATGTTCTGTCTGAAACGACGACAGATAATGAGTCTTCATTCTATGTGATCCAGCTTCTTGAGGAAGCTCTCAGGTGCCCGTCTGATGGCCTTAGAAAAGGACAA GCCTTGAGTAATTTGGCAAGTATCTATGTGGATGTGGATAAACTAGACCATGCAGTTGACTGCTACATGAATGCCCTGAATATTAAGCATACAAGAGCGCATCAGGGCCTGGCACGTGTATACCATCTAAAAAATATGCGGAAAGCTGCATATGACGAGATGACAAAGTTGATTGAGAAGGCTAGATATAATGCATCAGCTTATGAGAAACGCTCAGAGTACTGTGACCGTGATATGGCAAAAAGTGATCTTAGCATGGCAACCCGATTGGACCCTCTAAGGACATATCCATATCGATACCGGGCTGCTG TTTTAATGGATGACCATAAGGAAGCTGAAGCGATAGCAGAGCTCACTAAAGCAATAGCTTTCAAACCAGACCTACAGCTGCTTCATCTTCGGGCAGCATTCCATGATTCAATGGGTGATTACAAATCCACCCTCCAAGACTGTGAGGCTGCACTTTGTCTTGATCCTAAACACGCAGATACACTCGAACTTTATCAAAAAGCCAAAAAGTGGGCTGAAGAACAGCCAAAGTGA
- the LOC105161521 gene encoding BAG family molecular chaperone regulator 4, whose amino-acid sequence MKSLNPSLQENCSRRNGVIGLGLVPPTVNIKVSHGLNQYEVAVPSNSTFGYLKSVIAQKLGTKPEMYKLFFRGKEKEDDEDLQTAGVKNNSELSLKEYTVSEQNVAEEVQETCVISKSGEAVAEVRKEVDKLEQQVLALQAVVDSGKKVDGKEIIYLTEMLMRELLKLDGIEAEGEGRVQRKMEVRRVQSLVDTLDVLKSRNSYASDNMHRTVPSTTQREVFNPNCGSIRSVTSPWETCDPRGSFSPSFAMPSSAPSPTPYVAHSTVPYYVPHPPMPSSTPSAYVPYPPMPSYAHFSMPSSSEVNQNWEHFG is encoded by the exons ATGAAGAGTCTGAATCCAAGCCTGCAGGAAAACTGCAGCAGAAGAAATGGAGTGATCGGGCTCGGATTAGTGCCCCCCACTGTTAATATCAAGGTTTCTCATGGACTTAACCAATATGAAGTTGCTGTGCCATCTAACTCCACTTTTG GTTATCTCAAATCTGTTATTGCTCAAAAACTTGGTACGAAGCCTGAGATGTATAAACTCTTCTTCAGaggtaaagaaaaagaagatgatgaagatCTTCAAACGGCAGGTGTAAAGAACAACTCTGAGCTGTCACTTAAGGAGTACACGGTAAGTGAGCAGAATGTCGCTGAAGAAGTTCAGGAAACATGTGTAATCTCAAAAAGCGGTGAAGCTGTTGCTGAAGTCAGGAAAGAGGTTGACAAGCTCGAGCAACAG GTTTTAGCATTGCAAGCGGTCGTGGATAGTGGAAAGAAGGTCGACGGTAAGGAAATTATTTACTTGACTGAAATGCTTATGAGGGAGTTGCTTAAGTTGGATGGTATTGAAGCTGAAGGAGAAGGGAGAGTTCAGAGAAAGATGGAG GTGCGTCGAGTCCAGAGCCTTGTCGACACCCTGGATGTCCTGAAGTCAAGAAACTCATATGCCTCTGACAATATGCATAGGACTGTGCCTTCAACCACTCAGCGGGAGGTCTTTAACCCCAATTGTGGAAGTATTAGGTCTGTAACATCTCCGTGGGAGACTTGTGATCCTCGTGGAAGTTTTAGCCCCTCTTTTGCTATGCCATCATCTGCGCCGTCCCCTACGCCATATGTTGCCCATTCTACTGTGCCATATTATGTCCCTCACCCTCCTATGCCATCTTCTACCCCTTCCGCTTATGTTCCTTACCCTCCTATGCCATCTTATGCTCATTTCTCTATGCCATCTTCATCAGAGGTAAATCAGAATTGGGAACACTTTGGCTAG
- the LOC105161517 gene encoding probable L-type lectin-domain containing receptor kinase VI.1, whose amino-acid sequence MPNYYNPFINRPLLFLVIILCSLFILSESQSFVYNGFNNSNLVRAGATIIKPSGALRLTNNSHNVIGHAFHPTPIPIFFNNASSFTTYFVFQIVPSTLNTDGGFGLAFTLSPSPQFPGAAPGHLLGIFNPSNNGNPSNHIFAVEFDTVDGHNETSDTYGNHIGININGMNSTASDSATYYVDGTHNRKEEVWLEKEGPIQAWIDYDGVKKVVNVTICPLRVAKPVRPLLSEPIDLSLYLEKNMYAGFSAATGEKSSSHYILGWSFRLNGIADPLDPSQLPVVPVEKSSRSTNKVKKVLIATFSVVVFILLGALVSLLFYRRVIMKFELLEDWELDCPRRFGYKDLHKATKGFKESEKIGAGGFGSVYKGVLPATGVEVAVKKIMSNNPLQGMREFAAEIESLGRLRHKNLVNLQGWCKHKNGLLLVYDYVSNGSLDSLLYNSKNGNYLTWEQRFNIVKGVASGLLYLHEEWEQVVIHRDVKSSNVLIDHDMNARLGDFGLARLYDHGKNSHTTHVVGTIGYIAPELTRTGKASKSSDVFAYGILLLEVACGRPPIKYELDRNVILVDWVLECMKMGNIFEAVDAKLNSMYVTEEMELVLGLGLLCSHPKPEARPTMRQVVKYLNADEMLPMLDKLSPAGSRRADEITSRFLALGLTDSITTTTSYHSSSIGMISCSSFDSGR is encoded by the coding sequence ATGCCTAATTATTACAATCCCTTCATTAATCGGCCACTACTATTCCTTGTAATAATTCTTTGCAGCCTTTTCATCTTGTCCGAGTCTCAATCCTTTGTGTATAATGGATTCAACAACTCCAATCTTGTTCGAGCCGGAGCCACTATAATCAAACCATCCGGAGCTCTCCGCCTTACCAACAACTCCCATAACGTTATTGGCCATGCATTTCATCCCACTCCAATTCCCATATTCTTCAATAATGCCTCTTCTTTCACCACATATTTTGTCTTCCAAATCGTACCTTCTACCTTAAATACTGATGGAGGTTTTGGCCTCGCTTTtactctctctccctctccacAATTCCCTGGTGCTGCCCCCGGCCACTTATTGGGAATCTTCAACCCATCCAATAATGGCAACCCATCAAACCATATTTTCGCCGTGGAGTTCGACACCGTGGATGGCCACAATGAGACATCAGACACTTACGGCAATCATATCGGAATCAACATCAATGGAATGAATTCCACGGCTTCTGATTCGGCAACTTATTACGTTGATGGGACTCATAACCGCAAGGAGGAAGTTTGGTTGGAGAAGGAAGGGCCAATCCAGGCATGGATTGACTATGATGGAGTGAAGAAAGTTGTGAATGTAACAATTTGTCCCTTGAGAGTTGCTAAGCCTGTTAGACCCTTGCTGTCTGAGCCTATTGATCTATCACTTTATCTTGAGAAAAACATGTATGCTGGATTCTCTGCAGCCACCGGAGAAAAATCCAGCTCCCATTACATTCTGGGATGGAGTTTTCGGCTTAACGGGATAGCTGATCCACTTGATCCATCTCAGCTTCCTGTTGTGCCAGTTGAGAAATCATCTCGCTCCActaataaagtgaaaaaagtaCTTATTGCGACATTTTCTGTTGTGGTTTTCATCTTGTTAGGAGCATTGGTAAGTTTACTGTTTTATCGAAGAGTAATTATGAAGTTTGAGTTGCTGGAGGACTGGGAATTGGATTGTCCTCGCAGGTTCGGGTATAAGGATCTGCACAAAGCAACCAAGGGATTTAAAGAAAGCGAGAAGATTGGAGCAGGAGGATTTGGATCAGTTTACAAGGGTGTCTTACCAGCCACTGGGGTTGAAGTTGCAGTGAAAAAGATCATGTCCAACAATCCACTGCAAGGGATGAGGGAATTCGCAGCAGAAATTGAGAGCCTAGGAAGATTAAGGCACAAGAACTTGGTGAATCTTCAAGGATGGTGTAAGCACAAAAATGGCCTTCTCCTAGTCTATGACTACGTCTCAAACGGAAGTCTTGATTCGTTGCTCTACAATTCCAAGAACGGCAATTACTTGACCTGGGAGCAAAGATTCAACATAGTCAAAGGCGTTGCATCTGGCTTATTGTACTTACATGAGGAGTGGGAGCAAGTTGTGATCCATCGGGATGTGAAATCGAGCAACGTATTGATAGACCATGACATGAATGCAAGGCTAGGAGATTTCGGGCTGGCAAGGTTGTATGACCATGGGAAAAACTCACACACGACTCACGTTGTGGGCACAATAGGTTACATTGCACCAGAATTGACTCGAACGGGGAAGGCTTCAAAGAGCAGCGATGTCTTTGCTTATGGGATTCTGCTTCTTGAGGTGGCCTGTGGGAGGCCACCCATCAAGTATGAACTAGACCGGAATGTTATATTGGTGGATTGGGTGTTGGAGTGTATGAAAATGGGAAACATTTTTGAAGCTGTTGATGCTAAACTGAATTCCATGTATGTAACTGAAGAGATGGAATTAGTGTTGGGACTTGGGCTTCTTTGTTCACATCCAAAGCCAGAAGCCAGACCTACTATGAGACAGGTGGTGAAGTATCTGAATGCGGATGAAATGCTGCCAATGCTTGATAAATTAAGCCCAGCTGGTTCAAGGAGAGCTGATGAGATTACTTCAAGATTCCTGGCATTAGGTTTGACTGATAGTATTACAACTACAACGTCGTACCATTCCAGTTCTATAGGGATGATTTCTTGCAGTTCATTTGACTCTGGTAGATGA
- the LOC105161614 gene encoding uncharacterized protein LOC105161614 — protein sequence MEENRKQILHGECPRKLNLSVPLLSTRRPLGVTHNHMLMMPISNTTSKDTSDMVPFSWERIPGEPKDKEQDDSFGNIDDVPHPPKPPPGRWQPPVMEELNSATEHMVDLCSDYYDGICDADEENSRNECFSDAIDIFSLAESIDDDIEVNCEATKERSSTIPEGDGYNNSTNFIIQRFLPDAQALAEASVINRKLPFPSSPYSYGYFSRGVSIRRSSYHSPKGCGLRSFFPWRMKPKPCSVKSPVCDAIAPIKSRTSDT from the coding sequence ATGGAggaaaacagaaaacaaattcTGCACGGGGAATGCCCGAGAAAGCTGAACCTCAGTGTGCCCCTTCTATCAACTAGGCGCCCTCTTGGTGTCACTCATAACCATATGCTTATGATGCCAATATCCAACACCACCTCAAAGGACACTAGCGACATGGTTCCCTTTTCTTGGGAACGAATACCCGGCGAGCCTAAAGACAAGGAACAAGATGACAGCTTTGGCAATATTGATGATGTCCCGCATCCTCCAAAACCACCCCCTGGCCGGTGGCAGCCACCAGTTATGGAAGAACTAAACAGTGCCACGGAACACATGGTTGATCTATGTTCAGATTATTATGATGGAATCTGTGATGCTGACGAAGAAAATAGCCGTAACGAATGCTTCTCGGATGCCATCGACATATTCTCATTAGCTGAGTCGATAGACGACGACATTGAAGTGAATTGCGAAGCGACAAAGGAGAGAAGCTCAACGATACCGGAGGGTGATGGCTATAATAATTCAACAAACTTTATCATACAGAGGTTTCTTCCTGATGCTCAGGCCTTAGCAGAAGCATCTGTTATAAACAGGAAACTTCCATTTCCGAGTTCTCCCTATTCTTATGGTTATTTCTCTCGAGGTGTTAGCATTAGGAGATCATCGTACCATTCACCAAAGGGCTGTGGGCTACGGAGTTTCTTCCCATGGAGAATGAAGCCTAAACCCTGTAGCGTAAAGAGCCCAGTATGCGATGCTATAGCGCCAATCAAAAGCAGAACCTCGGATACATAA
- the LOC105161615 gene encoding transcription factor LAX PANICLE, producing MDHSSFANPTSCESTSVGGKEIRKKKKKGGGVLKLSTDPQSVAARQRRHRISDRFKILQSLVPGGSKLDTVSMLEGAIQYVKFLKTQIWLHQAMISLALVGYNAEDPTTMLFSPNDSSLVANFHHHEQYGFYNINSGDQVQAAGTQLGFPGSLFPVEENCPFDASMQN from the coding sequence ATGGATCACTCTTCATTTGCCAACCCTACTTCTTGCGAGTCCACTTCAGTCGGCGGCAAGGAGAtcaggaagaagaagaagaagggcgGCGGAGTCCTGAAGCTGTCCACAGACCCTCAAAGTGTGGCCGCGAGGCAGCGGCGCCACCGTATCAGCGACCGCTTCAAGATTTTGCAGAGTCTGGTACCCGGAGGCTCCAAGTTGGATACAGTTTCCATGCTGGAAGGAGCCATACAGTACGTGAAGTTTCTCAAGACTCAGATATGGCTTCACCAGGCCATGATCAGCTTAGCGTTAGTTGGTTACAATGCTGAGGATCCCACGACAATGCTTTTTTCACCAAATGATTCTTCACTAGTTGCTAATTTTCATCATCATGAGCAGTATGGTTTTTACAATATTAACTCGGGGGATCAAGTGCAGGCTGCTGGGACTCAACTGGGATTTCCAGGTTCTTTGTTTCCAGTTGAAGAAAACTGCCCTTTTGATGCATCCATGCAGAACTAG
- the LOC110011989 gene encoding ethylene-overproduction protein 1-like (The sequence of the model RefSeq protein was modified relative to this genomic sequence to represent the inferred CDS: added 33 bases not found in genome assembly) — protein MRSLKMIDGCKGNQVYAVNCTSSGGGGGGAAGGGVGEKFFQHLQDHLRVNSIRSKSHRRNPSFSQTNTVISSIIAEALATYGLPQTDLIHPQIDPCLKSVDFVATLADAYRRLENCPESERSGVYMEQCAIFRGLPDPKLFRRCLRSARQHAVDVHSKVVLSAWLRFERREDELFGVSAMNCSGWSMECPKSSLVSGYNPKSESDVCLCHRGSEEGVGVEPGVQGQECSTSISHGDDEDDDYDMLFCIGDDEVKCNRYKIASLSRPFKSMLYGCFMESGKERIYFTQNGISAKTMRAAEVFS, from the coding sequence ATGCGTAGTTTGAAGATGATAGATGGATGCAAAGGCAACCAAGTATACGCCGTTAATTGTACGTCCAGTGGCGGTGGAGGTGGGGGAGCAGCCGGCGGTGGTGTGGGGGAGAAATTCTTCCAACATTTGCAAGACCATTTAAGGGTTAATTCAATTAGGTCGAAATCTCATCGACGTAATCCGAGTTTCTCTCAGACTAATACTGTGATTTCAAGTATCATAGCAGAGGCTCTTGCCACTTATGGGCTGCCACAGACGGATCTCATCCACCCTCAGATTGATCCGTGTCTCAAATCTGTTGATTTTGTGGCAACTTTAGCTGATGCTTATAGGAGACTTGAGAATTGCCCTGAATCTGAGAGATCAGGGGTGTATATGGAGCAATGCGCTATCTTTAGGGGATTGCCTGACCCAAAATTGTTTAGGAGATGTCTTCGGTCCGCTAGACAACATGCAGTGGATGTGCATTCTAAGGTTGTACTTTCAGCTTGGTTAAGGTTCGAGAGGAGGGAGGATGAGTTGTTTGGGGTGTCAGCAATGAACTGTAGTGGTTGGAGTATGGAGTGCCCAAAGAGTTCGTTGGTATCTGGGTATAATCCTAAGTCTGAAAGTGATGTTTGTTTGTGTCACCGAGGCTCGGAAGAAGGCGTGGGCGTGGAACCCGGTGTACAAGGTCAAGAATGCTCGACTTCAATTAGTCATggtgatgatgaagatgatgattaTGATATGTTGTTTTGTATTGGGGACGATGAGGTCAAATGCAATAGGTATAAGATTGCTTCACTCTCTAGACCATTCAAATCAATGTTGTATGGTTGCTTTATGGAATCGGGGAAGGAGAGAATATATTTCACCCAGAATGGGATTTCTG